In one window of Deinococcus sonorensis KR-87 DNA:
- a CDS encoding DUF72 domain-containing protein, with protein sequence MTLRIGTSGWAYASWRGPFYPAGLPHRLELTHAAQTFSSLEINASFYRLQSPRTYDRWSAESPDDFVFAVKGSRYITHMRRLRNVEMALANFYASGVLGLGAKLGPFVWQLPPRLAYDPALMDDFLQQLPRDTAAAAQLAAHAERGDTPDHQALDLQPLRHALEVRHESFLTEECVAQLRRHGVALVVADATGLFPLVEQATADFMYVRLHGAQALYSSGYTAEELDVWAGRIRAWQAGERSGTLPTITPGPPSGPQDVYVYFDNDIGAHAPADALALKTLLEGTPDHSSSGS encoded by the coding sequence GTGGGCCGTTTTATCCGGCGGGCCTGCCTCACCGGCTGGAACTCACGCATGCCGCGCAGACCTTCTCCAGCCTGGAGATCAACGCCTCGTTCTATCGACTGCAGAGCCCACGGACGTATGACCGCTGGTCGGCGGAATCGCCGGACGACTTCGTGTTCGCGGTCAAGGGCAGCCGGTACATCACGCACATGCGTCGCCTGCGCAACGTGGAGATGGCCCTGGCGAACTTCTACGCCTCAGGCGTGCTCGGGCTGGGTGCCAAGCTGGGACCGTTCGTGTGGCAGCTCCCACCGCGGCTGGCCTACGACCCGGCCCTGATGGACGACTTTTTGCAGCAGTTGCCGCGTGACACTGCTGCCGCGGCTCAGTTGGCGGCGCATGCAGAACGGGGCGACACCCCTGACCATCAGGCGCTGGACCTTCAACCGCTGCGGCACGCGCTGGAAGTCCGTCACGAGAGCTTCCTGACGGAGGAGTGCGTGGCGCAGCTGCGCCGGCACGGCGTGGCGCTGGTGGTGGCCGATGCCACCGGACTGTTTCCGCTGGTGGAGCAGGCCACGGCCGACTTCATGTACGTGCGGCTGCACGGTGCACAGGCCCTCTACAGCAGCGGCTACACGGCAGAGGAGCTGGACGTGTGGGCCGGGCGTATCCGGGCGTGGCAGGCGGGCGAGAGATCCGGGACCCTTCCGACCATCACTCCGGGCCCACCCTCAGGCCCGCAGGACGTGTACGTCTATTTTGACAATGACATCGGCGCGCACGCCCCTGCCGATGCGCTGGCCCTGAAGACGCTGCTGGAGGGAACACCCGATCATTCGTCCTCAGGCTCCTGA